TAGTACCTTCTTTTCAGTGTTCTCTTCAGGTTTGCTCATTTTGGTTCTCTATGATTCGGGTGTGGGTCGTCTTATATCAACAGGATAATAATCTTATCCGTTCTATTTTGATGAAGATGAGCTGTTTGTCATACCCTTTTAACAACACCTTCTTGTGAGATAAACATCGGAGTTGTTGATTCCACAAAAATAGGGTTTGTTTTCTGCTAAATTACAGTGACCGTTGGGTTGAAGAAGTAAATTGCCCACTGTTGATTCTAATAATACATCACACTTAGCCAATCAGAGGGAGAGGTGTCATTATTGGGCCAAAGTTACTGGTCCAAAGTTACTAATAAGGCCTTTTTCTTAGGTTAAGTCGGCGGCCCGCCCGACCAGAACCGGTTGAATTTTGTATTAACCTCTTAACAAAGGTAGTATTTACgtttgaaaagaatttttttaaaaattaattttatttatttattttaaattaattttttttgatattttcagataattttgatgtattaatattaaaaatatttttaaaaaaataaaaaaaatattattttaacatgttttgaaatgaaaagtaaTCATTATAACGCTCCCAAACAAGctttagatgaatttttttttttaaaataattttttttaaagaatcttaaaataatattattttatattaaattaaattaaattaattaattaaattctaaactCGAGTTTTGAGCTAGTTCATATACTCGCCATTATGTTATAacaattgataaattaaaaatataatttattccaattatgtataaatttaatggaaaataagaaTAAGCACTGGTCTCTTCGGCTGTTCAAGAATATTTCCTCTGATGAGagagatttatataaaaaaatattttacatttttaattaatattgagaATTTAGGGTTTCGGTGGccacaaaatcaaattcaaaagggATCAAAATGTGAGTATCATTTAGAAGTGGTATGATCTTAGCAAACCAAATGGATTTGTAGCTCTCATTTCACCAGCGTCCATGCTTTGTTCAACTCTCCAGACCCTACAAAGCGAATCAACTACACATCCCTGTTTCTCTCCCGCCTCCCAGTCTAAATCCTGCCATGTTGAAAACTTGCAAAGCCTTCTCTATAGAACCACACTTAACATGCATTTCAATCAACGAACTACGCAAAAGCACATCTTTCTCCTCATGATAAACTTTACGAGTCATCTGTGCAGGTCTACGCTTGCTTCCGTCCCCCTCCTGCACATGCCTTCAGACCGCTTGTTAACTAGTTAATACAAAATTGTTAACTAGGCCCTCATCCAACAATTCAAGTTTTTGGGTTCAAATGGTTTTTTGATAATGATATCTAAACggttatgaatttaaattttactacTTTCATTTTATGCAAGTTTCAGACATGTTTtagtttagatatttttatgtcACCGTTAACATTTTTGCATAGAAATTAATCGAAGAACTGCTCACAAAACAATTGACTACTGTTAACGAATCGGCCTGAGCTGTGTAAGAATTGCTTTACTTTCAGTTGATGATTATGGTCTTTCAGTTGACATGTTTAGAGGGGGCATGCAATTCAATTGACTATGAAGGAAAACCTGATCCTGCCTGTTAAGAAAGAAACTGTTTCTTTTCAGTAATGATTCTTACATGCATGAGGATATTTTTTCAATCCTTCTCATAAAGCTTTtcagctataaaaaaaagaaaattatttacatTGAATTGCATTTCCTACAAGGCAAAACTCTGTTCACTCTTCAGTGAATGACTTCAAGAATTCTCTCATGATCTGCTCAAGCTTGAAGTGACATGGATGAAAGTATCTTCTCTACAAGGAATTGTCAAACCACCCATTGGATGATCAAAGCCAAACTCTTCTTCAGCTTTACATAGCAAATCTTGAAATATAGGCTGGTTCAGATAGGATACTGGAACCACAAATCGCTTCTTTTCGGTCTCCCCAACGTATACTGCCACGAAACCTTTTGGCACATCAAAAGATTTTGAAGATCGGCGGAAAATTTGCTTGGCAAGGCTTCCAGTTAAACGAATTGCCATGGTCTACTTGTTGATTTTGGTGTGTAGAAGAAAATGAGGAAGCACCTGAGAGGTTTGTTGTTCAAGGAAAAGATCTCAGTAGAGAATGTGAAGGTCTGAGTTGAGTTGGTCTGGTCTGATAGAAAGTATGTTTATATAGATGAAATGTTCTCTATGAAATCAAGAGTTAGTGGTCGAGAATCACATACTGGGGTTTGCTCAAGACAGAGATCATGAGTATCGCATGGTCCTGTCTTCCAACTACTCGGCAAATTTGGTGGATTGAGATAATTCGTATAAAACACAGTGTCCCACAACTACAGAGTTAGGCCATTGGAGGACCACCTAAATATTGGAAATGAACAGTTGAAAGTCAATGCtgatataaatacaaaacaaaatgaccCGATGAGATTATGTACATGTTTGAGACAATTACATGTGCCATCTGAAATTTGTCATGCTGGGATCAGGGACATGCTCGGGACAACTACTAAGGgcatgattttgaaaaatgaagGAAGAAAGAAATGTGCAAGAGACACAGCCTGCTTTGACAAAGTCACCTAGCTAGCCTTTTCTCATTCCGCAGTTCAAACTTGGATTCAAAGTTGATTCAAGCAGAAAAATAGTACCTGATATTCCAAAAGTCTGGCTTGAAGGAACTGAAAGGATCTAGCCTGTTCAAAATTGCAGACTAttatttccaaaatattttctcgACAACGAAGATTTTTTCTTGACCTAACATGGATTCAAAGTTGATTGTGATTTTCTATCATGGCACATCTATTTACCGTGGCAACTGTAAACTGTAATGGAACCAAGAAACTTGAAAATGCAGccttttagcatcgcatttttGGATCGAATTTCAGTCTTGAATCGCCTTGCCTGAACGATGAGATGAAACTCTTGAGGATACAAATATGTACTTTGTCAGATGGAAAACTAACTTGATTGTTCATTAAGCTGCAAAATTAATTTCTCTGACTTATCTTTCATACCACTTAAAAGTTAAGCTGAACATCTCTTCTCTCTAACAACTAGCACATTAATTTGATTGAGTTCAATGTCTAAATTTCTGAATACTGACAGTGCATTCATTTCAGATTTAGTGGAGGATGAACGCTGAGAATACTAAGAACATAAATCTATACTTATCTCCAATATAAGCATAGATTATCTACTTTCATCTCCCTAGTACATCAACAAGGAAGAAAATCCCCTGTTACTGTTAATCATTCAGAACCAAATTAATGTTTGAGTCATGAATTTAATAAGAAATGATGAGAGACACTGACTTACGAGCTCCATTTAGAttaagcacaccataatttatGGCAATTCCAATGAATAAATTGCGGAGATagtataaaatttcaatttaataccAGGAGGAAGCTAAAGGCTTGTACTGTAGGGCATTGAGTATGATGATAGCACTGAAAATTTGGTAAGAAAAGCAACAGTTGCTGGTAAAATCTTTCTCATTCAGTGAAAATTTGAtattacttgaaaatatttacatttaatTGACAATTCCTGCCatacaaaattgtttttctgtGATTTGTTCTTATGATCTACTCAAGCTAGAAGTGACATCAAGGAAAGTCTCTTCGTCGCAGGGAATCGTTAAACCACCCATTGGATGATCAAAACCGAACTCCTCCTCAGCTTTACATAGCAAATCCCGAAACAAAGGCTGGTTCAAATAGGAAACTGGAACCAGAAATCTCTTCTTGTCAGCTTCCCCAACATATACCGCTATGAAACCTTTCTGTACATCCAAAGACTTGGATGAAGATTGACGGGGGATTTTCTTGGCAAGAACACTAGGAAAACGAATTgccattgtttcttttttgatgtATCTCTAAAGTAAAACTTAGCAGGTTCGTTGTTCAAAGGAAAAGTAATCAGTGGAGAATGTGAAAAATTGGTTGGTTGTGAGCCAAGTATGTGGACATGTATATATAGGTGAAAATGGCATGTTCAAAATCCTCCCATATATGGAGTTAGCGGCCAAGAAACGTTGGGATGGGGTCATTATGACATTGCTCATGAAGGTATCACATGGTCCTGTCTTCCAACTAATCAACAAATACAAGGGACTTGGAAAATTCATATCCATCATATTGGGTCTCTATTATGTTGGAAAACAACATATGCCCTACAACCACACAGACGAGTCTATGGAGGAGAAGCTAAAGATTGTGAAGGGACGGTTTGATATCAACATTGACATAAATTTTTCTGAAGTAATGCTTGGATTAGGTACGTACATGGTCAAGACAGGATTAATAGTTTTCTCAACGTAAATGGCTATGTGACCAGAAACATGCTGCGACATCTAATGTGGCATGTACTGAGGCAGAATCAACAAGACATCTAGATGTAGACTAGGATCTAGCCATGGATTGTGTTTGTGCAAAGACAATAATCTAGAAGGTTAGTCGATCAGCTGAAATAATGTGCCGTGTAATCAAGAGAGAACttgttttcaattgataaaggtaggttcaaaacaaaatatatatatatatatatatcttctttaTGGCCAAGGTTGTTCTCAATGAAAGAATGTGTAGTTTTAGAAGGAAGAGTATTCTATATGTTAGAGCCTGCTCCATTGAATGCCAGAGcttttggttgattttgtcTTTCAGgataattcattattttaaaatgcaagACCTTCTTGAGATGTCTGACAcgtcttaaaataaaataaaatcagggTTCAACACATGCGGATGAGATTCAGGAACTTCACAGGGAGAAAGCTGTTGTTTGTAAAAGTGGATAGACTTTTTGAGGCTGGACAAGCAAGAATTTCCTCGTGATTGTATACAGTGCAAAAGAAGAATCGCAAGGAATCCCATAATTAACTTCTCTTTTTATACGATTCAAACCGAACTTGATTTTGAAGAAGGAATGAAGGGTCTTTAATTTTCAGATTGATCTTTCATACGGCTTGAAATTAAACCagaacattttgattttttcctctTTGAACAGATACATGCATGTTAATCGAAAGCCTCAGACA
This region of Populus trichocarpa isolate Nisqually-1 chromosome 9, P.trichocarpa_v4.1, whole genome shotgun sequence genomic DNA includes:
- the LOC7494287 gene encoding auxin-responsive protein SAUR21, encoding MAIRLTGSLAKQIFRRSSKSFDVPKGFVAVYVGETEKKRFVVPVSYLNQPIFQDLLCKAEEEFGFDHPMGGLTIPCREDTFIHVTSSLSRS
- the LOC7494286 gene encoding auxin-responsive protein SAUR24, which encodes MAIRFPSVLAKKIPRQSSSKSLDVQKGFIAVYVGEADKKRFLVPVSYLNQPLFRDLLCKAEEEFGFDHPMGGLTIPCDEETFLDVTSSLSRS